A region of Halalkaliarchaeum desulfuricum DNA encodes the following proteins:
- a CDS encoding DUF1648 domain-containing protein yields MDTSEEDGRLVRLYREYVGDPEEAVDIYAGFALFFGGIAIGFAGVVLFLVSDSIIADEMGLYAVRQVAAVAGAVGLPALLSGVVVLLPVDRRALYLTGAGSVVCLAAIGLFVWAYPYHWNVSGTPDYSATGAGIYSLGLAGVVAATGAALVAHSVQRATPEVTPDSATGAGSPGDAAEDGETVTDEQVRADIERELGDAEISWGGIERSETRRLELNTDADEIDGRGFEVDSAKTARSSGDAVDDAVSGLRQLQGGEKQTASGSGTDDQASALRELKKQRQNREAEPEPDGLLDRIKDRF; encoded by the coding sequence ATGGACACCTCCGAAGAGGACGGTCGTCTCGTCCGGCTCTACCGCGAGTACGTCGGTGATCCGGAGGAGGCGGTCGACATATACGCGGGGTTTGCACTGTTTTTCGGCGGGATCGCGATCGGGTTCGCGGGCGTCGTCCTCTTTCTCGTGAGCGATTCGATCATTGCCGACGAGATGGGGCTGTACGCCGTCAGACAGGTAGCGGCCGTCGCGGGCGCGGTGGGATTACCGGCGCTGCTTTCCGGTGTGGTCGTCCTGCTGCCGGTCGACAGGCGGGCGCTGTATCTCACAGGCGCCGGCAGCGTCGTCTGTCTGGCGGCGATCGGGTTGTTCGTCTGGGCGTACCCGTACCACTGGAACGTCTCGGGAACCCCCGACTACAGCGCCACCGGTGCGGGGATCTACAGCCTCGGACTCGCGGGCGTCGTCGCCGCCACCGGCGCCGCACTCGTCGCCCACAGCGTCCAGCGGGCTACCCCGGAGGTCACGCCGGACAGTGCAACTGGGGCGGGTTCTCCGGGGGACGCCGCCGAGGACGGCGAGACGGTCACCGACGAGCAGGTGCGTGCAGACATCGAGCGCGAACTCGGCGACGCGGAGATTTCCTGGGGCGGTATCGAACGTTCGGAGACCCGGCGTCTCGAGTTGAACACGGACGCCGACGAGATAGACGGACGCGGGTTCGAGGTCGACTCGGCCAAGACGGCCCGGTCGAGCGGCGACGCCGTCGACGACGCTGTTTCGGGGCTCAGGCAACTCCAGGGCGGGGAGAAACAGACGGCGAGCGGCTCCGGAACCGACGATCAGGCGTCCGCGCTTCGGGAACTCAAAAAACAGCGTCAAAACCGCGAGGCGGAACCCGAACCGGACGGCTTGCTCGATCGAATCAAAGACCGGTTTTGA
- a CDS encoding DUF5815 family protein: protein MSQPRVPGESDDRLELSCGEAIAVTDLDLGMREFACDCGSTHAVVMDVHPATRFLPEFLVEVLREVTETTSEEMTEFDTPHLMGMVIEEFPGSVVSHDATDEPDVGCGLLWVSEFDSRRLHEILVELIVELMEHAVSHGDEQALSEFERQMLEFDVAEFVQEYRGDRDFEAETPYDDRE, encoded by the coding sequence ATGAGTCAGCCACGCGTTCCGGGGGAGTCGGACGACCGCCTCGAACTCTCCTGTGGCGAAGCGATCGCTGTCACCGACCTCGATCTGGGGATGCGGGAGTTCGCCTGTGACTGCGGGTCCACACACGCCGTCGTGATGGACGTCCATCCCGCGACACGGTTCCTTCCGGAGTTTCTGGTCGAAGTGCTCCGGGAAGTGACGGAGACGACGAGCGAGGAGATGACCGAGTTCGACACGCCCCATCTCATGGGGATGGTGATCGAGGAGTTCCCGGGGTCAGTCGTCTCACACGACGCGACGGACGAGCCCGACGTCGGCTGTGGCCTCCTTTGGGTCTCCGAGTTCGACTCCCGCCGGCTCCACGAGATCCTCGTCGAACTGATCGTCGAACTGATGGAACACGCGGTCAGTCACGGCGACGAGCAGGCGCTCTCGGAGTTCGAACGGCAGATGCTGGAGTTCGACGTCGCGGAGTTCGTCCAGGAGTACCGCGGCGACCGCGACTTCGAGGCGGAGACGCCGTACGACGACCGGGAGTGA
- a CDS encoding shikimate dehydrogenase has translation MQVYGLVGNPVGHSLSPPMHEAAYDACGLDARYVTFEPDVDRIEAAIEGAAALGIEGINVTIPFKEDALAAVEADDLAARVGAVNTIDFTEAGPRGYNTDTDGVRRAFAHHDVGLCGAEAVVVGAGGAGRAAAFALADAGAAVHVANRTPERAASLADAAGMTTDRVITAGGLDTLPETVPEADVLVNATSVGMESDETPVDGALLHSGLAVLDAVYRPLETRLLRDAAAAGATTIDGAWMLLYQGVEAFEIWTDKRAPVSRMNEALRSHL, from the coding sequence ATGCAGGTGTACGGGCTGGTCGGAAACCCGGTCGGCCATTCGCTGTCGCCCCCGATGCACGAGGCCGCATACGACGCGTGTGGGCTCGACGCCAGGTACGTCACGTTCGAACCCGACGTCGATCGGATCGAGGCGGCGATCGAGGGCGCCGCGGCGCTGGGGATCGAAGGGATCAACGTCACGATCCCCTTCAAGGAGGACGCGCTTGCGGCGGTGGAGGCCGACGATCTCGCCGCCCGCGTCGGCGCGGTCAACACGATCGATTTCACCGAAGCGGGGCCGAGGGGATACAACACCGACACCGACGGCGTCAGGCGGGCGTTCGCCCATCACGACGTCGGGCTTTGCGGCGCCGAGGCGGTCGTCGTTGGCGCCGGAGGCGCCGGCCGAGCGGCGGCGTTCGCGCTCGCGGACGCCGGTGCAGCAGTACACGTCGCGAACCGGACACCGGAACGGGCGGCGTCGCTGGCTGACGCCGCCGGGATGACGACCGATCGGGTGATCACGGCCGGCGGACTCGACACTCTCCCGGAAACCGTTCCGGAGGCCGACGTGCTCGTCAACGCCACGAGCGTCGGGATGGAGTCCGACGAAACCCCCGTCGACGGGGCGCTCCTGCACTCGGGGCTTGCTGTTCTGGACGCAGTGTACAGACCGCTCGAGACCCGACTGCTCCGGGACGCAGCGGCTGCCGGAGCCACGACGATCGACGGCGCGTGGATGTTGCTTTATCAGGGCGTCGAGGCCTTCGAGATCTGGACCGACAAGCGGGCACCAGTCTCCCGGATGAACGAGGCGCTGCGGTCCCACCTGTGA
- a CDS encoding helix-hairpin-helix domain-containing protein produces MALLQKLKELLGIGGGDERSERGDTEVTVERDPEPEVVGEAGEDEAPEDIETDEAPEDDEEAVGEESEEEQPDADDDKDDDGEDESGEEPATEPDEDGEPVQNIKGIGPAYAERLEGIGITTVTQLAAADPEAVAEEAKIGEGRASTWIERANERQ; encoded by the coding sequence ATGGCGCTACTGCAGAAACTAAAAGAGCTTCTGGGCATCGGCGGAGGCGACGAGAGGTCCGAGCGTGGCGACACCGAAGTGACCGTAGAGCGCGACCCCGAACCCGAAGTGGTGGGCGAAGCGGGAGAAGACGAGGCACCCGAAGACATCGAGACCGACGAGGCACCCGAAGACGACGAGGAAGCCGTCGGCGAGGAATCAGAAGAGGAACAACCGGACGCGGACGACGACAAAGATGACGACGGCGAGGACGAGAGCGGAGAGGAACCGGCCACGGAGCCCGACGAGGACGGCGAGCCCGTCCAGAATATAAAGGGGATCGGTCCGGCGTACGCGGAACGCCTCGAAGGGATCGGCATCACCACGGTTACACAGCTCGCTGCCGCCGATCCGGAAGCGGTCGCCGAGGAAGCGAAGATCGGCGAAGGGCGAGCCAGTACGTGGATCGAACGCGCGAACGAGCGACAGTAG
- a CDS encoding ArsA family ATPase → MASLKDLEDGPRMVAVTGKGGVGKTTCSAAAAVQFAGTGQRTLLLSTDRSPSLSDILDRFEGDTYDRIVWDTAPAGSTISLLDLQEEFYDRLGTAPNIYADLRSLARGEVKKRPGELFEEWRELAADCLEMVQGNGTAFVVVTIPEGLGVNETDRIIADLEDHDLDVRRVVANMVLSDVTEADCSHHRERADMHAEYLVVLEDRYADEYGLATVPQLPREVKRLEAIETVADTLFENER, encoded by the coding sequence ATGGCCTCGCTGAAGGATCTCGAAGACGGTCCTCGCATGGTTGCAGTGACGGGGAAAGGAGGGGTCGGAAAGACGACGTGTTCGGCGGCGGCCGCGGTGCAGTTTGCCGGAACCGGGCAGCGGACCCTGTTGCTGTCGACCGACCGGTCGCCGTCGCTTTCGGACATCCTCGATCGGTTCGAGGGCGACACCTACGACCGGATCGTCTGGGACACGGCACCGGCCGGAAGCACGATATCGCTCCTGGATCTGCAAGAGGAATTTTACGATCGCCTCGGAACCGCGCCGAACATCTACGCCGATCTCCGGTCGCTGGCCCGGGGCGAAGTGAAAAAGCGCCCCGGCGAACTGTTCGAGGAGTGGCGCGAACTTGCCGCCGACTGTCTGGAGATGGTCCAGGGAAACGGAACGGCGTTCGTCGTCGTGACGATCCCGGAAGGGCTCGGCGTCAACGAGACCGACCGGATCATCGCCGATCTCGAGGACCACGATCTCGACGTCCGGCGAGTCGTCGCAAACATGGTGCTTTCGGACGTCACCGAAGCGGACTGTAGCCACCACCGCGAGCGCGCCGACATGCACGCAGAGTACCTGGTGGTTCTCGAGGACCGATACGCCGACGAATACGGGCTGGCGACAGTGCCGCAACTACCCAGGGAGGTCAAGAGGCTGGAGGCGATCGAAACGGTCGCGGACACCCTGTTCGAAAACGAGAGATGA
- a CDS encoding TIGR04190 family B12-binding domain/radical SAM domain protein, whose translation MTQDSTDVEVGGSKLRKLRERGMDAATRAVPFKSTPDLTFFHPPSVYDFRERTEVFGPISDVIPSSPVFEMYPVGLTSIADYLEQNGYDVQIVNLANQMLSDPDYDAEAEIRRSRARYFGIDLHWLPHCHGAIEIARLVKKHHPDAPVIFGGLSSSYFHEELIEYDCVDYVVRGDSTEEPVLQLIDRLERGGDLQEVDNLVWKDDGEVVTNPMEFIPSQLDYVSLPSYEYVLRSVVKYGSLKKTLPYRNWLDDPMTLLLPNRGCARDCTFCGGSKSSYERTTGRTSPAFRSPEQLIRDVRDITAFSKGPIFVINDIRMGGPDYARSFLHLLEGADVDNQFIFELFGPADEELFELMDRATADYSLQLSIESHSEEVRKNVGKFASTNEAFERTLEYALDHGCNKIDVFFMIGLPHQTYEDAVGDVEYARHLLETIDDGRIAPFTAPLAPFLDPGSPGFENPEEHGYRRLCESLEDHREQLLQPSWKYMLSYETEWMNRDEIVDATYEAAFGMNEVKYEFDVIDEPTYEEVKTRLEKSQEVLEAVDEVVDLPEAERQERLAQLHEELGDFGEYSICGNEELTWNNDGFRNLFTLGKVGLRVLLRSAKRSRKSDVVAKTSSNTARR comes from the coding sequence GTGACTCAGGATAGTACCGATGTCGAAGTAGGCGGCTCGAAGTTGCGGAAACTACGCGAACGGGGAATGGATGCAGCCACGCGTGCGGTACCGTTCAAGTCGACCCCCGATCTCACCTTCTTTCACCCCCCCAGCGTCTACGATTTCCGGGAACGGACAGAGGTGTTCGGGCCGATCAGTGACGTCATCCCCTCCTCTCCGGTGTTCGAGATGTATCCGGTCGGCCTGACGAGCATCGCGGATTACCTGGAACAAAACGGCTACGACGTACAGATCGTCAACCTCGCAAACCAGATGCTGTCGGACCCCGACTACGACGCCGAAGCGGAGATCAGGCGTTCCCGGGCGCGGTACTTCGGTATCGACCTCCACTGGCTGCCCCACTGTCACGGTGCGATCGAAATCGCACGCCTCGTCAAGAAACACCACCCGGACGCGCCGGTGATCTTCGGCGGACTGAGCTCCTCGTACTTCCACGAGGAGTTGATCGAGTACGACTGCGTCGACTACGTCGTCAGGGGAGATTCCACCGAAGAGCCGGTGCTGCAGCTGATCGATCGGCTCGAACGCGGGGGAGATCTCCAGGAGGTCGACAACCTCGTCTGGAAAGACGACGGCGAGGTCGTGACGAACCCGATGGAGTTCATCCCGTCACAGCTGGATTACGTTTCGCTTCCGTCCTACGAGTACGTGCTCCGGTCGGTCGTCAAGTACGGCAGCCTCAAGAAGACGCTCCCGTACCGCAACTGGCTCGACGACCCGATGACGCTTCTGTTGCCGAACCGGGGGTGTGCGCGGGACTGTACGTTCTGTGGGGGGTCGAAGAGTTCCTACGAACGCACGACAGGACGGACGTCGCCGGCGTTCCGGTCGCCCGAGCAGCTGATCCGGGACGTGCGCGACATCACCGCCTTCTCGAAGGGGCCGATCTTCGTCATCAACGACATCCGGATGGGCGGCCCCGATTACGCCCGATCTTTCCTGCATCTGCTCGAGGGTGCCGACGTCGACAATCAGTTCATCTTCGAGCTGTTCGGCCCCGCAGACGAGGAGCTGTTCGAACTGATGGATCGGGCGACAGCCGACTACAGCCTCCAGTTGAGCATCGAATCACACAGCGAGGAAGTCCGGAAGAACGTCGGGAAGTTCGCCAGCACGAACGAGGCGTTCGAGCGCACCCTCGAATACGCGCTCGATCACGGCTGTAACAAGATCGACGTGTTCTTCATGATCGGACTGCCCCACCAGACCTACGAGGACGCGGTCGGAGACGTCGAGTACGCCCGCCACCTGCTGGAGACGATCGACGACGGCCGGATCGCGCCCTTTACTGCACCGCTCGCCCCGTTCCTCGATCCGGGTAGCCCGGGGTTCGAGAACCCCGAAGAACACGGCTATCGCCGGCTGTGTGAATCCCTCGAGGACCACCGGGAACAGCTACTCCAGCCGAGTTGGAAGTACATGCTCAGCTACGAGACAGAGTGGATGAACCGCGACGAGATCGTCGACGCCACCTACGAGGCGGCGTTCGGGATGAACGAGGTGAAATACGAGTTCGACGTGATCGACGAGCCGACCTACGAGGAGGTCAAGACCCGCCTCGAAAAGTCCCAGGAGGTGCTCGAGGCGGTCGACGAGGTCGTCGATCTCCCCGAGGCCGAGCGACAGGAACGGCTCGCCCAGCTCCACGAGGAACTCGGCGACTTCGGCGAATACAGCATCTGCGGCAACGAGGAGCTCACCTGGAACAACGACGGCTTCCGGAACCTGTTTACCCTCGGGAAGGTCGGACTCCGCGTGCTGTTACGGTCGGCCAAGCGATCGCGAAAGTCCGACGTGGTCGCGAAGACGTCGTCGAATACTGCCCGGCGCTGA
- a CDS encoding hydrogenase small subunit, whose amino-acid sequence MQAIPDTSRRNFLRLAGAAAAGSVITNHSTEIASAFERAVEGNMDVVWLQGQACTGCTISTLQAQYPTLEEALQQFRLDVTFHPTIMPEAGNEAMDAMSDEPDILIVEGSVPVDMPEAATVGRNPDGSAKAVVDWVMELAPEADIVVGVGNCASFGGWPAAQNKKGLYGLGDNITGAKGLQFEKRSAGGVLGPDFTSGLDLPVVNLGGCPPNPDYVLLTLATVLNGHIPELDRYNRPKPFYEPLVHDNCPLRGYFDRGEWAEKPGDDGCLLKVGCAGPYTRCDDMSRLWNDGTSVCLNVGAPCIGCMEPGFWDRFSPFREEIEESAILGPLSTTQAGAAGVVAAAAGIGAHVARKAMGYGTFEDGEEPPENQEPPGDQGPPGDQGPPGDQDQPGNQDQPEKPESNAD is encoded by the coding sequence ATGCAAGCTATTCCCGACACCTCTCGACGGAACTTCCTTCGGCTGGCAGGAGCGGCAGCCGCGGGGTCCGTCATCACCAACCACTCGACGGAGATCGCCTCCGCGTTCGAGCGGGCGGTAGAGGGGAACATGGACGTCGTCTGGCTTCAGGGGCAGGCGTGTACTGGGTGTACGATCTCGACGCTTCAGGCCCAGTATCCGACGCTGGAGGAGGCGCTACAGCAGTTCCGGCTCGATGTGACGTTCCATCCGACGATTATGCCGGAGGCCGGCAACGAGGCGATGGACGCGATGAGCGACGAGCCGGACATCCTCATCGTCGAGGGATCCGTCCCCGTCGACATGCCCGAGGCGGCGACGGTCGGTCGGAACCCCGACGGGTCGGCCAAGGCGGTCGTCGACTGGGTGATGGAACTGGCCCCCGAAGCCGATATCGTCGTTGGGGTCGGAAACTGCGCTTCCTTCGGCGGATGGCCCGCAGCACAGAACAAGAAAGGGCTCTATGGCCTGGGGGACAACATCACGGGTGCGAAAGGTCTCCAGTTCGAGAAGCGCAGCGCCGGCGGCGTACTCGGCCCGGACTTCACCTCCGGCCTCGATCTCCCGGTCGTCAACCTCGGCGGGTGCCCGCCGAACCCCGATTACGTACTGTTGACGCTTGCGACAGTACTGAACGGCCACATCCCCGAGCTCGATCGGTACAATCGCCCGAAGCCGTTCTACGAGCCGCTGGTCCACGACAACTGTCCACTGCGTGGCTACTTCGATCGCGGCGAGTGGGCCGAAAAGCCCGGCGACGACGGCTGTCTGCTCAAGGTCGGTTGCGCCGGACCGTACACCCGTTGTGACGACATGAGCCGGCTGTGGAACGACGGGACCAGCGTCTGTCTGAACGTGGGCGCACCCTGTATTGGCTGCATGGAGCCGGGGTTCTGGGATCGGTTCTCGCCGTTCCGCGAGGAGATCGAAGAGAGCGCGATCCTCGGACCGCTCAGCACGACCCAGGCAGGCGCGGCAGGCGTCGTTGCAGCCGCCGCCGGCATCGGCGCCCACGTCGCCCGGAAGGCGATGGGCTACGGGACGTTCGAGGACGGGGAAGAACCCCCCGAAAACCAGGAGCCACCCGGAGATCAGGGACCACCTGGAGATCAGGGACCACCTGGAGATCAGGACCAGCCCGGAAATCAGGACCAGCCCGAGAAGCCGGAGTCGAACGCCGACTGA
- a CDS encoding nickel-dependent hydrogenase large subunit: protein MPEITIDPTTRIEGHHGTTLQVEDGVVQEAKSEMKMFRGAEIITLGRPPTDAAQITGMVCGVCFLCHRLCSSKAAEDAAMNAGVFDGPPRNAVLLRDAAEGIFYLWNHAVHLFALVGPDYSDAVAGTGFDRLDPLEGDGYMGAIENQRKLMKALAEFGGRAPHPVGYVPGGLAVQPDASTIASVKSRVMEVSNWLGPTEAVPEVIENVQNGEFDPELGEGLHDIVSILVAAAEAGAADIGEGPNRYYSNGIFEDPDTGDLFLPRGVYRDGSVELMSKDEIVEGITEDTEYSWYTDDSGGDPRTAKPPEPDLDKEEAYSWGKAPRFDGESMEVGPIARLVIKEADPFDLREALGGGAAESNTLNRLIARAQEALLVRDQVVEWLDAIDPAEPFMADDWTDDFTGRGVGLFEPSRGALSHYMDVENGQIEQYQIITPTLWNLGPRDGEGQPSILEEALVGDEVDNVDNPLNVMRTIRSMDPCLACAVHVQGPDGEFEAEVEPVRPGMSEGGCDV, encoded by the coding sequence ATGCCAGAAATCACGATCGATCCGACGACGCGAATCGAAGGCCACCACGGAACCACCCTGCAGGTCGAAGACGGGGTCGTTCAGGAGGCGAAAAGCGAGATGAAGATGTTCCGGGGAGCCGAGATAATCACGCTCGGCCGTCCGCCGACGGACGCCGCTCAGATCACCGGGATGGTGTGTGGCGTCTGCTTCCTGTGTCACCGGCTGTGCTCCTCGAAAGCCGCCGAGGACGCCGCAATGAACGCCGGCGTCTTCGACGGTCCGCCACGTAACGCGGTGTTGCTTCGGGACGCCGCCGAAGGGATCTTCTACCTCTGGAACCACGCGGTCCACCTGTTCGCCCTCGTGGGGCCCGACTACAGCGACGCAGTCGCGGGAACCGGATTCGACCGGCTCGACCCGCTCGAGGGCGACGGCTACATGGGTGCCATCGAAAACCAGCGAAAGCTCATGAAAGCGCTCGCGGAGTTCGGCGGCCGTGCGCCCCATCCGGTCGGCTACGTTCCCGGTGGCCTGGCGGTACAGCCCGACGCCTCGACGATCGCGTCGGTGAAGTCCCGCGTGATGGAGGTCAGCAACTGGCTCGGTCCCACCGAGGCAGTGCCCGAGGTAATCGAGAACGTCCAGAACGGGGAGTTCGATCCCGAACTCGGCGAGGGGCTGCACGACATCGTGTCGATCCTCGTGGCTGCCGCCGAGGCGGGTGCCGCCGACATCGGCGAGGGGCCGAACCGGTACTACAGCAACGGCATCTTCGAAGATCCCGACACGGGCGATCTCTTCCTGCCACGGGGGGTCTACCGCGACGGCTCCGTCGAACTGATGAGCAAAGACGAGATTGTCGAGGGGATCACCGAGGACACCGAGTACTCCTGGTACACCGACGATTCGGGCGGAGATCCACGGACGGCGAAGCCGCCGGAGCCCGACCTCGACAAGGAGGAGGCCTACTCCTGGGGGAAGGCACCGCGGTTCGACGGCGAGTCGATGGAGGTCGGCCCGATCGCCCGACTCGTGATCAAGGAAGCGGACCCGTTCGATCTCCGGGAGGCGCTGGGCGGGGGCGCCGCCGAGAGCAACACGCTCAACCGGCTGATCGCCCGCGCCCAGGAAGCGCTTCTGGTCCGCGACCAGGTGGTCGAGTGGCTCGACGCGATCGACCCCGCCGAGCCGTTCATGGCCGACGACTGGACCGACGACTTCACCGGTCGGGGAGTCGGGCTGTTCGAACCGTCCCGCGGCGCACTCTCGCATTACATGGACGTCGAGAACGGCCAGATCGAGCAGTACCAGATCATCACGCCGACGCTGTGGAACCTCGGTCCGCGCGACGGCGAGGGGCAGCCGAGCATTCTCGAGGAAGCACTGGTCGGCGACGAGGTCGACAACGTCGACAACCCGCTGAACGTGATGCGCACGATCCGGTCGATGGACCCCTGCCTGGCGTGTGCGGTCCACGTTCAGGGCCCCGACGGCGAGTTCGAGGCAGAAGTAGAGCCAGTCCGGCCCGGCATGTCGGAGGGGGGATGTGATGTCTGA
- a CDS encoding cytochrome b/b6 domain-containing protein — MSEKSADASDIQQEATSGESGSVLSRLWIEVANKYEGYQYLDKKDRETLHRHGWGAIVSHWAMTLFMLLAIVTGVAFWTGWYGPMNVGIWDGYYIAFLIHIWAGVLLAVVAFVVFPYYHVVADGDSLLVSVDQIKEEIIIALSFVGLASYIPGYKKARRTYDEDEEEWAGYHPMQTVFWYVTWFFVAVLTLTGFALWEAIATDPVWWVSALGFMEGWIAYENMLRIHLVATFFVVAAVAIHAYFPMMPSNFDMTKSMIYGKLKGWSVDEETRPEPQGRARAKDELAKRFDPVSKRLGTSTDVQEQLDSEDDEETDSN; from the coding sequence ATGTCTGAGAAGAGCGCCGACGCGAGCGACATCCAGCAGGAAGCCACAAGCGGGGAGTCCGGGAGCGTCCTTAGCCGCCTGTGGATCGAGGTCGCGAACAAATACGAGGGATACCAGTACCTCGACAAAAAGGACCGGGAAACGCTCCATCGCCACGGCTGGGGAGCGATCGTCTCCCACTGGGCGATGACGCTTTTCATGCTGCTGGCGATCGTTACCGGCGTCGCCTTCTGGACCGGTTGGTACGGCCCGATGAACGTCGGGATCTGGGACGGCTACTACATCGCCTTCCTGATCCACATCTGGGCAGGGGTCCTGCTCGCTGTCGTGGCATTTGTGGTGTTCCCGTACTACCACGTCGTCGCCGACGGGGACTCCCTGCTGGTGAGCGTCGATCAAATCAAAGAGGAGATCATCATCGCACTTTCGTTCGTCGGACTGGCGAGCTACATCCCCGGGTACAAGAAAGCTCGCCGAACCTACGACGAGGACGAGGAGGAGTGGGCGGGGTACCACCCAATGCAAACGGTGTTCTGGTACGTCACCTGGTTCTTCGTCGCGGTGCTCACCCTCACCGGATTCGCGCTGTGGGAGGCGATCGCGACAGACCCGGTCTGGTGGGTCTCCGCGCTCGGCTTCATGGAGGGCTGGATCGCCTACGAGAACATGCTCCGGATCCACCTCGTGGCCACGTTCTTCGTGGTCGCGGCGGTGGCGATCCACGCCTACTTCCCGATGATGCCGAGCAACTTCGACATGACGAAGTCGATGATCTACGGCAAGCTGAAAGGCTGGTCCGTGGACGAGGAGACGCGACCCGAGCCACAGGGACGTGCGAGAGCCAAAGACGAGCTCGCAAAGCGGTTCGATCCGGTATCGAAACGTCTCGGTACCAGCACTGACGTCCAGGAACAGCTCGACTCCGAGGACGACGAAGAGACGGACTCGAACTGA
- a CDS encoding hydrogenase maturation protease: MTGSSLDARSAAAQRRDDTDGAGIAVIGVGNPIMGDDGVGKRVIEELEALPDERTGGVGLTHAGTTAFFALEAMSGCRKAIVVDAIETGSEPGTVHRYRYVDGAFADEIPEMTMHDFSFAEALRAGREAYDIPEELLVFGVEPERIEASLELSDRIERAVPELVELVLEELPERQASSASRQN, translated from the coding sequence ATGACCGGATCGTCCCTCGACGCGCGGTCGGCGGCGGCCCAACGACGCGACGACACCGACGGCGCCGGGATCGCCGTGATCGGTGTCGGGAACCCGATCATGGGCGACGACGGCGTCGGGAAGCGCGTGATCGAGGAGCTGGAGGCATTGCCGGACGAACGAACGGGCGGCGTCGGACTTACCCACGCCGGAACGACCGCGTTCTTCGCGCTGGAGGCGATGAGCGGCTGCCGGAAGGCGATCGTCGTCGACGCGATCGAAACCGGAAGCGAGCCCGGGACGGTCCACCGGTACAGATACGTCGACGGGGCCTTCGCCGACGAGATCCCGGAGATGACGATGCACGACTTCTCGTTTGCGGAGGCGCTCCGTGCGGGACGGGAGGCGTACGACATCCCCGAAGAGCTTCTGGTGTTCGGCGTCGAACCCGAGCGGATCGAGGCCTCTCTGGAGCTGAGCGACCGGATCGAGCGTGCGGTGCCGGAACTCGTGGAACTCGTGCTCGAGGAGCTCCCGGAACGGCAAGCGTCGTCTGCAAGCCGGCAGAACTGA
- a CDS encoding HypC/HybG/HupF family hydrogenase formation chaperone produces MCLGIPGEILEIDGLTARAEFWNVEKEVRLDIVGDEIEVGDYVLNHAGFAIRKIPDDDVEETIELYESLLAGDEDEALEEIGATDATLEFGDRPTAVDSPEGTKTTTIDGIAQRPEAGSRTVREEPTEKPERDADE; encoded by the coding sequence ATGTGTCTGGGTATTCCGGGCGAGATCCTCGAGATCGACGGTCTCACGGCACGAGCGGAGTTCTGGAACGTCGAAAAGGAGGTCAGACTCGACATCGTCGGCGACGAGATCGAGGTCGGCGACTACGTGCTCAACCACGCCGGGTTCGCGATCCGGAAGATCCCCGACGACGATGTCGAAGAGACGATCGAACTGTACGAGTCGCTGCTCGCCGGCGACGAGGACGAGGCGCTCGAGGAGATTGGGGCGACAGACGCCACACTCGAGTTCGGCGATCGCCCCACAGCGGTCGACTCGCCGGAGGGGACGAAGACGACGACGATCGACGGGATCGCCCAGCGTCCCGAGGCCGGCTCGCGAACTGTTCGGGAAGAACCGACGGAGAAGCCGGAGCGTGACGCGGATGAGTGA